Within the Flavobacterium sp. CG_23.5 genome, the region TAGATAGAAAAGAAGCTAGAAAAATGGACCGCTATGCGCAATATGCCATGGTTGCGTCTGAGGAAGCAGTGCAAGATGCTGGTTTCAATTTTGAAAAATTAGACAAAGACAGAATTGGTGTTATCTGGGGATCAGGAATTGGTGGACTGGAAACATTTCAAATCGAAATGATAAACTATTCAGCAGGTGATGGTACTCCAAAATTCAATCCTTTCTTTATTCCAAAAATGATTTCGGATATAGCCTGTGGTCATATATCAATAAAATATGGTTTTAGAGGACCAAACTTCGCAACGGTTTCGGCTTGTGCTTCCTCAACCAATGCTATTATCGATGCTTTCAATTATATCCGTTTAGGACATGCTGATGCTATGGTAACAGGTGGTTCTGAAGCTGCAGTAACGATTGCAGGAATGGGAGGTTTTAATGCAATGCATGCTTTATCTACAAGAAACGACGATCCTAAAACGGCTTCAAGACCGATGGATAAAGATCGCGACGGATTCGTTTTAGGTGAAGGCGCTGGGGCTTTAATCCTTGAAGAATACGAACATGCTATAGCACGTGGAGCAAAAATATATTGCGAAATAGGCGGTGGCGGTATGTCAGCAGATGCGTATCACATCACGGCGCCACATCCAGAAGGATTAGGTGCAAAAAATGTAATGTTAAACTGTTTAAGAGACGCAGGTTTAAACGCAACTGACGTTGATGGTGTAAATATGCACGGTACATCGACTCCTCTTGGAGACATGGCTGAGTCCAAAGCAATATTACATGTTTTTGGCGAGCATGCATATACCATGAATTTGAATTCAACTAAATCAATGACTGGGCATCTACTTGGTGCAGCAGGAGCGATTGAAACCATATCTTCAATACTTTCATTGAAATACGGTATCGTTCCCCCAACCATAAATCATTTTACAGATGATGAAAATATCGATTCTAAACTAAACTTTACTTTCAATGTTCCTCAAAAAAGAGACATGAAGGTGGTAATGAGTAATACTTTTGGTTTCGGTGGTCATAATGCTTGTGTTTTAGTTAAAAAATTAGAAATCTAATTTAGATGCGTATAATTAAAAAAATATTTTCAAAATCCCGTTCTCTAGAAGACGGGATTTTTTTTGATTCTATCCAAAAAATATTGGGTTTTGCCCCTTTAAATCTAGATTTTTACAAAAAGGCATTCACCCATCGTTCTTCTAATCGCTTGGATGTTTTAGGAAATCCAATCAATTATGAACGGTTAGAATTTTTAGGCGATGCCATGCTAAGCTCAGTAATTGCTGCACATCTATTCAGCAAAGCACCTGCGGGAGACGAAGGCTATTTGACCAAAATGCGTTCAAAAATTGTAAGCCGAGAACACCTGAATGAACTAGGTAAGGATTTAAATTTAGTCCAATATATAGAAAGCAAAGTGCCACTTCAGCATTTTGGCGAAAACATACACGGAAATATATTTGAATCATTAGTGGGAGCAATTTATCTAGATAGAGGCTATGTTTATTGCGAAAAATTTATCCAAAAAAGAGTTGTTGTTCCGTACGTTGACATCGCCAGACTGGAAGGCAAAGTTATCAGCTATAAAAGTTTAGTTATAGAATGGTGTCAAAAAGAAAAAAAGGTATTTCATTATGATATTTTTGAAGATAACGCAATCGATGGACAACGTTTGTTTGGTGTAAAACTGAGCATTGATGATAAAGTAATTGCAAAAGCCAGAGCCACTTCTAAAAAGAAAGCAGAAGAAAAAGCATCCCAACGTGCCTATTTTGCATTCCAGGAAAAGATGGACAGAAAATAATATCAATTT harbors:
- the fabF gene encoding beta-ketoacyl-ACP synthase II, coding for MVLRRVVVTGLGALTPIGNNIQEYWNGLMNGVSGAAPITYFDASKFKTQFACELKNFNAEDFLDRKEARKMDRYAQYAMVASEEAVQDAGFNFEKLDKDRIGVIWGSGIGGLETFQIEMINYSAGDGTPKFNPFFIPKMISDIACGHISIKYGFRGPNFATVSACASSTNAIIDAFNYIRLGHADAMVTGGSEAAVTIAGMGGFNAMHALSTRNDDPKTASRPMDKDRDGFVLGEGAGALILEEYEHAIARGAKIYCEIGGGGMSADAYHITAPHPEGLGAKNVMLNCLRDAGLNATDVDGVNMHGTSTPLGDMAESKAILHVFGEHAYTMNLNSTKSMTGHLLGAAGAIETISSILSLKYGIVPPTINHFTDDENIDSKLNFTFNVPQKRDMKVVMSNTFGFGGHNACVLVKKLEI
- a CDS encoding ribonuclease III family protein; protein product: MRIIKKIFSKSRSLEDGIFFDSIQKILGFAPLNLDFYKKAFTHRSSNRLDVLGNPINYERLEFLGDAMLSSVIAAHLFSKAPAGDEGYLTKMRSKIVSREHLNELGKDLNLVQYIESKVPLQHFGENIHGNIFESLVGAIYLDRGYVYCEKFIQKRVVVPYVDIARLEGKVISYKSLVIEWCQKEKKVFHYDIFEDNAIDGQRLFGVKLSIDDKVIAKARATSKKKAEEKASQRAYFAFQEKMDRK